Proteins encoded by one window of Manduca sexta isolate Smith_Timp_Sample1 chromosome 12, JHU_Msex_v1.0, whole genome shotgun sequence:
- the LOC115441553 gene encoding uncharacterized protein LOC115441553 produces MWAKIILICAWTILASCFDLSGAVNGNRMAGVPLGISHGVGELDVEGICIQPGMACQNCTHSVTCVPIPGGWLKLPLEECPFGTTCNAHQRGCSQQPVPECDSDSQQFQHRCEQVGIFPDAYDCRKFHLCSPPEGIPDGRPADHRVALCPRHYGYNPQTAQCSIPLRNGQCEERPVPIPECKEAGTYGVLPASPNFYFVCLLSQDQVFYPQIFLCPHGWFFYNGYCYPEMKGIVPVVTTPVDSKESTEKTSEVITETVKDETTSTRSKIESFFSTERATTYAADTFLADKFDLSNYESTDDVAPSTNDDFVNSFENTNDFW; encoded by the exons ATGTGggcgaaaataattttaatatgtgccTGGACTATT TTGGCCAGTTGTTTCGACTTGAGCGGCGCAGTGAACGGTAACCGCATGGCAGGAGTACCTCTGGGCATCTCGCACGGCGTCGGCGAGCTGGATGTCGAAGGAATCTGCATACAGCCGGGAATGGCGTGCCAGAACTGCACGCATTCCGTCACCTGCGTTCCGATACCCGGCGGATGGCTCAAG TTGCCTTTAGAAGAATGTCCTTTTGGAACAACCTGCAACGCTCACCAACGAGGCTGTTCTCAGCAACCGGTGCCAGAGTGTGACTCTGACAGCCAACAATTCCAACATCGTTGCGAACAA GTAGGCATATTCCCTGATGCCTATGACTGCAGGAAATTCCATCTTTGCTCGCCGCCAGAAGGCATACCCGACGGCCGGCCGGCGGACCACAGAGTTGCTCTGTGTCCCAGACACTATGGATACAACCCGCAAACCGCACAATGCTCG ATACCATTAAGGAACGGTCAATGTGAAGAAAGACCAGTCCCGATTCCAGAATGCAAGGAAGCGGGTACATACGGTGTCTTGCCAGCCAGTCCAAATTTCTACTTCGTATGCCTTTTAAGTCAAGATCAAGTCTTCTATCCACAAATTTTCCTGTGCCCACACGGCTGGTTCTTCTATAATGGGTACTGCTACCCTGAAATGAAAGGAATTGTGCCTGTAGTAACTACACCTGTGGACAGCAAAGAATCTACAGAAAAAACTAGTGAAGTGATAACTGAAACGGTTAAGGATGAAACAACGAGCACGCGTTCCAAAATAGAAAGCTTTTTCTCAACTGAACGAGCCACAACTTACGCCGCCGATACATTCTTGGCAGATAAATTTGATCTTTCTAACTATGAATCCACTGACGATGTAGCTCCAAGCACGAATGACGATTTCGTAAATTCCTTCGAGAATACTAATGATTTTTGGTGA